The DNA segment attaataaaattttattatttatataaatgtattgataaaataatataaaattttaaatgaattaagattaaatattaaaagagtaatttttattttaaattttaaattattatttataatatataattttataaatatttttataaaatctaaaataaaattaaaattaaaataatcattagAGATACTCTTAAAATGACTAACTAATTTCTTAGAATatttcaacaaaaaatataatatagacAATACTAAATAATcgataatttatttgaataacaTGAACAAAAGAAATATACATGTTATATTTTTCATGGAATATACATTTTTGTCATTAATAATCATCTCCCATTAATCATGATCATCTATATGAGTATCCAATCCAGTATAGGCATTACGATATTTTCTAAAGACATCCAAAATAATTATCACTATAAGGTCTACGCCAGTAACCAAATAAAAATTGATTGTTAATTTCTACACCTGTCATTAGTATTGTATCATTGTATATGTCCCTTTTTTCGGATAAAATAAACGTAACGAAATTGAAGCATCAAATACTATTTTACTTAATaaatttagttagtttaatagTTAGTTTTATCGTCAGCTTAGGTAAGTATTAGgggtttaaattttattttatatataataatttagcagcagacttttaaataaaatttaatttcgtAACGAATTAATCTTTAACCTATTATGCTAAAAAATACTGgatataaaaaaaaagctatTTTACTTATTATTATACAGTTTAATTTAGTGTTCGGATATTATTCACTATATAACAATATAATGATAAGCAGAAACTGCTCCGTAATGCAGCTGTTTTGACACCTTGTTTGGACAGCTTCCTAAGTAGCTTGCAACGAAGGCTTTGTCGTTGAATACAAGGTCCTCTTTGCTTGtctcacatacatacatacaaatattcatctcttttttttttcttcctcgtTCTCAATTTTCATATGTTAAACTTAGAATATAGGCTCAGGTTTTGTTTTGCTTTGCTTTTAGGTGACACCTCAAATCTCTATCTCAAGCTGTGGCAAATAACGGTACAAACTACAAAGTATACAATTTTAACCAAGGTAAGGGCTGTAAATTGGATGTAAGAGTTAGAAGTTTCACATTGTTTGAAGTAATTAGTACTATAAAATTCTCAAACTATATATTAGTTTTTGGAGATTTAATTAAATCTATTTAGTTCTAATATAATTGCACGTTTTAGATATATCCAGTGTTTGATATTCAACTACATAAAATGTTGACATTTATTACTTACTTGCATTTGTCAAAACAATGACCAAGTTCTGTTTCATGATTTAATGTGCTGAACATGTCAATTTCTAGGGAATCAATCACCCCTCAACTGAAAAACAATGTCTGAGGATAATGAAAATGATGTTTACACAAAAGATGGAACAGTAGATTACAAAGGAAATCCAGCAAACAAAAATGAAACTGGTACCTGGAGAGCATGCCCCTTTATTTTAGGTAACTATATTATGTAATTCCTatctccatcatcatcatcatcatcacatcatcatcatcatcattattaactAGAAAACACTTACGCAATTCTATTACACAGGAAATGAGTGTAGTGAGAGACTGGCTTACTATGGGATGAGTTCAAATTTGGTGGTTTATTTTAAGGATATACTAAATCAGGAAAGTGCTACTGCTTCCAAGAATAATGCAAACTGGGGTGGAACATGCTATATCACTCCATTGATTGGAGCATTCCTGGCTGATGCTTATCTTGGAAGATATTGGACCATTCTTTGTTTCTCAATCATTTATGTTATTGTGAGTATTACTAGCTTTCTGCTTAGGCAAAAATGTACAAGTTTCAATAAGAATAACTACCAAATGGTCCTAAAGAAATTTTAGATCCGATATTTTAGTATCTAATAAAGTTTTATTCTCTAAAAATTctcacaaattatttttgttgcaCAAATTAATTCTTATGTCGTTTTAAAAGAATACTCATTTGATTTAAAGTgcattttttagaatttatttgtcttataataaaaatttttagagatttatttgtctagcatatatattaaaaaattgatttaaagcGACTCTAAAATTAATCTATCCGATGAGAATAATTCTTAGAAGACTTAGAAAATAAAGATTTGTTGAGGACTAAAGTTTCAGATTTAAAATTCTTTAGTTGGCTGTTTActctttaaaatttgatttaaaattaaccATCAAAGGGTGTTGAGGTGACTAATTCCGAAAAATTAAGCGGCGTTGAGGACAAAGATATTGTTGGAGTTATTCTTTTTATCTAGTACCAACAAActttatgttaaaaaaagatcttttacagAAAGATTAGTTAGAAATTTCTTGTAAAAACACTAGCCCTGGGACgaatttgttttcaaattttggtcagggaaaagaaaaataatccCCTGCTTAGAAAACATTGAATAATGAGAAAGTTTAGGGCCAGCAGATTTTGTAGTTTTTAACCATTaattagccatcaatgatgtttttaatggtgtgaaacTCCTCTTGAATAATTATGTGTAAGAACTTATATAATTTTGTATCAAATTCTATGTTCTTAATTGAAGAATTAAATACACAAAAAGAACTTATATGTTTCTTGTTGTACAGGGAATGACACTGTTAACACTATCTGCATCAGTTCCTGGCTTAAGACCAACCTGTCATGAAGGAAATTGCAATGCTACTAATGGACAAAGTGCAGTGTTCTTTGTTGCTCTTTACATCATAGCACTTGGCACTGGTGGGATCAAGCCTTGTGTTTCTTCTTATGGCGCCGATCAGTTCGATGATGCTGATGAGGTTGAGAAGGGACACAAGAGCTCTTTCTTCAACTGGTTCTATTTCTCAATCAACATTGGTGCTCTTGTTGCTTCTTCTCTTATAGTTTGGATCCAAGACAATAAAAGTTGGGGATGGGGATTTGGAATTCCAGCAGTGGCTATGGCGATAGCTGCTGCGAGTTTCTTTTTAGGTACAAAGCTGTATAGGAATCAGAAGCCGGCTGGCAGCCCCTTCACTCGAATGTTTCAGGTGATAGTTTCATCCATAAGGAAGTACAATGTTGAAGTGCCTCATGATGAGTCCCTCTTATATGAGATTCCAGACAATGAGTCTGCTATCCAAGGTTGCCGCAAGCTCCACCACACCAATGGATTAAGGTAAACCATTCAAGAGTAGAAATGACCGTCTTTTGTCTTTCATGGGTAGATTTGTcgacattttaatattttatggaCAGAAATAGtagtttactcttaaaatacaCCTACTATTTTGTTAGGGAAGTTAGGGAAGGCAAATTGTCAATTTTCACGTACAAAATTGAAATGCGCATATATATACACCTTTGTACCTATACACCTTATAATTCATAATGCCAAAACTATTGCTATGCATCTCATACAATATTACAGTTCATCTTCAAACAATTATTTACCCAATAAAATGTGGTGTAACAGATTCTTTGACAGAGCAGCAGTACTAGGAAAATCAGAAAATATGACTGAATCAGCAAATCCATGGAAGCTTTGCACAGTAACACAAGTAGAAGAGTTTAAAGCCATAGTAAGGTTGCTTCCAATATGGGCCACTGGGATAATATTTGCTACTGTCTATGGTCAAATGAGCTCTTACTTTGTGATACAAGGCCAAACCATGGATGCTCACATGGGAAACTTCGAGATCCCGGTGGCGTCTCTTTCCATCTTCGACACAATCAGTGTCATCTTCTGGGTGCCAGTGTACGACCGGATCATAGTGCCAATAGCCAGAAAATTCACCGGCCGAAAAAACGGCCTAACGCAGCTTCAGAGAATGGGAATAGGCCTATTCATATCAATATTCTCAATGGTCTCTGCTGCAACATTGGAATACATAAGACTGAGAATGGTTTACAGGCATGACTATTATAAACTTGAACATGTCCCTATGTCAATCTTTTGGCAGGTTCCACAGTATTTCATTATTGGTTGCGCCGAGGTCTTCACATTCATTGGACAGTTGGAGTTCTTCTATGAGCAGGCGCCGGACGCAATGAGAAGCATGTGTTCTGCACTTTCTCTTCTTACAGTTGCTCTTGGACAGTATGTGAGCTCTCTTCTTATAACCATTGTGACAAAGGTCACCACTAGGAATGGTGGTCCTGGATGGCTGCCGGACAATCCTAACTTCGGCCGCCTCGATTATTTCTTCTGGATGCTAACAGTGCTGAGTGTGGTGaacatgattgctttctttctGATATCACAGATGTATACATACAAAGTATCCGTCGGAACGCTTCGCTGAAAAATCAATCGAATTGCATTGCATATTTGGTGTTTGCAACAAGGTGGAAACTCACGTATAGTTAAGAACGGTTAGATCTcaatttattagtcattatCAACTTGACTTAAACACAACTGCACTGTGACGACTCTCCACCTTGCCACAAAGTCACCTTGTATTACACATTATCAAATGTGGTCAAAATCGTTATCTACAATAATAGTCTGTGATCAAGCCTCAAATCCTTCAAAATTTGGAAAGtcctttttgttattattttgttgcttaCAAGCATTGTTGTGTTTCCCTTAAATGTAATATTTTTCTCATAAGCATGCCTATTCCCTTTATAGAATCTAAGAATCTTAAGTCGCCAATGTGATTTGTGCAGTTAGAAGCtatttatgagaaaaataaaaaataaaaagagttaaCAATTAAATCAGCTctgagttctaattttttttcttaataagcATGGTGACATCCTAGTTTCAAGATATTGTAgtactaatttttcaaaaggaGTAAACATATTTGTGGTACATACCTTGCGGCCATTTGATTATTTGTGAAATACGGATATTTTGTTGAGTTGTCGTATCTCAGACACATTTTAAATATGATACTGACCGATACTTATTCGACACGCATATCTTCTATGTTCAactgtgtcttaataaaaaataaaaaaaatttctgaacACATTTGAACACACTTAAATACTAATACTTattaacatgtatttttaaaatgagtttaaaaataatatatattattatttattaaaataataaatattttaaattttttatataattaaaaaaaatattaaaatttaaaaatttaatttatcttttaatattaataaaatatgaaaatactattataatttatctaaaaaatactttatattttataatattacatATTCTTATATCttataagaatttaaaatttatatgtttAGATATTCCATATCATATGTATTCTGTATTCCTAAGAAAACAACCATCAAACTCATCACCTcagttattataataaaaaaaggaattgcattataaaaattaaatcacatATTATTCTCTAAGCTCTATTTGTTTGTTCCAATTTAGTCTGATAACTCCACACACGCACTCATGCTCCAAATAATTAAACATCAAGTTCAAATAATATGTACACAGTACGCGtagcataaaaaaaataaaaatattatttgtacctaaaattagtcactaaaatcaaccactaatatatttatatataaatatatatataatttaatttatttttaatgtgtatttatatttcaacatatattttatactaacttTTTACGAGCGACAAtgtcacttttttatttaaaaaaagtttcaCTTCTGTCTCCCATTCTAATTTCCGTAAGATAATGCGACTTTGACATTTTCACCGTCATCTAGCAACAAAATTTGCTTACTAATCATGTTAATTTGATGAGTTGCCCGTTAAGTATCAACCTATTTTCATTATCACCTGGTCACGAAATTTGATTACCAATCGCGTTAACTTAATGAGTTGACTGTTAAGTACCAACCTAGAGGGCTAATATTGACAAGGTCTTATTTAATTTGTCCATCTCTACATGAACGAAAACAActtcgttttcttctttttcttctccttcttcaaccCCAAACATAACTCACACAAGAACTCAAAACAATGTTTTTTTCAATTTCCATGGCTTTAAAATAGTtttcattgttggtttggatTCAATGGAGGAAAAGAACTTGTAGTTGGGTTTTGAATTTCCATGAGGATCTGTTTCAAGtgattctttattatttttgtcggttgtttttttttttttaaaagaaagttCTTTGATTTTGGATTCTCATGGTTAGCGCAACATTTTTCACTGTAAAAAGAATTCATAGCCATCGGAAGATCAGAGTATATCAATAAATATCTCTAGAAATATATATGTTCTATGGTTTATCATAGACTAATGCAATAACCATTTTCGTTGCATGATTTATCATGAATTTACTTGTTAACTGAAATGggttaaaatatattatctaaataatttataatttattaaattaataataattaaataaaagcattttaaaatcttaaaaatattagtataaaTTATACTGTGGAGTATCAAGATTACTTGTAGAATATTGTCATATACAAAATTATCTATCAATTtgatgaaataataaatttgtattTGCTATATGCAAAATGTATGAAGTGAagactttttattataagatctAATCATCTAATAAGTAGCTAACTTCTTAAATAAACGTACATTAACTGTCCTAAAATCCTATTTGGCACAAAGAATCCTCTTTGATAATGTTATCTTATGGAACCAATAGCATCTCCATGGGAATCTTGGTTTAATTAGTGATTCATTAATTaacttatattaattaatttatgtaaTCAATAATGTtaggaaacaaaaaataataagctCAAATTTGTTTCATTTAACATTTATTTGTTGTAGAATGTATTAAAGAAATTCAGAGTGTTTTTGTAAAGAGtcgaaaaatatatgataatatTTTGATTGCCTATGAAACTGTACATTGGTTAAAGACAAGAAGGATCGAAAGAGCTCAGCGATTATTAAACTAGACTTTCAAAAGGCTTATAATAGGATGAAGCGAAGATTTGTGGATATTATGTTACACAAGATGGAGTTTGGATTAAGGTGGAGGAACCGGATAAAGAAGTGTGTCTGCTCTGCTTCTATGTCGGTTCTTATAAATGGGTACCCCTCTAAGCCCTTCAACATGGAAAGGGGTCTTAGACAAGGCGACCCACTGTCTCCCTTTCTATTCGTGTTAGTGGTTGATGTTCTCCACAGAATGATTGGGTAGACGGTGAGGAATGGCCGTATCTCTTCGCTGTTGGTAGGGTGAGATAACATTGAGTTGTCCTACTTGCAGTTTGCGAATGATAATACTGTCCTGTTTTGTCCTACTGAGGAGAAAACCATTAGAAACTACAAACGGCTGTTACATTGTTTTGAGTTTATGTTCAGGTTGAGTATTAACTTTGAGAAGTCTAGCTTTATTCCAGTTAATTGTGAACAGCGTTGGACGCGAAAGATGTGTTTGCTATTGGGCTGTAAGGAGGCATCATTACCAGTCAGATACCTGGGCATTTCTCTGGGAGCAAATCCGAAGTTGGTTAAGACATGGAAGCCAGTGATTGACAAAGTATAAGAGAAGCTATGTCTATGAAAAGTAAAGACTCTCAATAAGGCGGGAAAGCTGGTGCTCATCAAGTCCGTTCTTAATAGCCTGTCTATCTACTACCTCAACTTATATAAGATGCCCAAGGAAGTGGTGGAGAAGttaattttcttgcaaagaCAGTTCTTGTGGAGtaaagaggatgggaggtacgGGATGCCGTTAGTGAAATGGGAATTGATTATGGCCCCAAAAAATGCAGGTGGTCTGGGAGTTGGTGATGCAGTGGTTCAGAATGAAGCCCTActgtttaagtggtggtggaggTTTTCAAAAGAGGACTTTCCTCTATGGAAGAAAGTTGTTTGCTTCTGTAATAATATGATTCCTTCTGAGATATTGAGTGGCCAGCCTATACCTACGAGAGGGGGTCCATGGAAGGATATTTGCCAATTACAGATTAGGAAGCTGTATGTGAGAGAGAAGATGATCGGAGGCTTGTCTATGGAGGTCAAGAATGGCAGAACAACCCAATTTTAGGAGAATAGCTGGTTACCTAATGGGGTGTTGAAAGATATGTTTCTAAGATTTTTCTCGGTCTCAAACCTTAGAGGATCTGTTATAGGGGATTGTGGGTTTTGGGATAGGTTAGAGTGGATTTGGAGTTTCCAATGGAGGAGAGAATTATTCCAATGGGAGCTGGAGCTAGTAAACCACCTTTATGAGAGTTTACAATCAGTTATGCTCCTAACTCTTTTGTGCAGGTGTTGCAAGCAGAAGCTCTCCAGGAGGATATCACAAGCTATAGCTTCACTAATGGTATTTGGCAAGGCATCGTCCCACCAAGGATTGAGTTGTTTGCTTGTTTTGTGTTAGTTGGAAGGGTGAATACTAAGGATAGACTGTGTAGATTTGGTGCTATTGACGAAAATGATCATATGTGTGTGTTATGTGATAAGTATGTAGAGTCTgtctttcatttatttattggtTGTGAGCTCTCTTGGCAGGTGTGGGGTGCTTGGCTGTTCGCTCTATGGAGGAGTTGGACGATGCCAGGCTTACTAAAGCAACACTTTGAAAGTTGGACAGTTGCTTCAGTAAGAAAGGCTGAGAAAAAGCAGTGGTTCATTatattctttgttgttatttGGACAATTTGGCAGGAAAGAAATGacagaattttcacaaataaagcCTCAAGTATGGTGGAAATTATAAATAGATCCTTTAGTTTCTTTGATGACTGGTTCAAAGGTGAACCCCTTAATTATTGATGGCAATGCCGAAGATAATTAGGGGTTGTTAGGTTCTTTGAGATGTAAGTTGGCGTTATGCACTTTTACATGTTTTCTTCGCTCTACCTTATTATGTTGAACTCTTTttacttcaaaaaaaaagataagttttgacaatttttaactaatatttttttattaacaaatatttttgttgtgcaattatatatttgtgaTTCCTTAATTACATGCTCTCCcgaataagtatttattttttattcttttggcAGAACTAATAAGTATTTTTAGTGTAAGTGTTATGTGTAAGTGATGCTAGTTATTCTGGTAATAGTATTAGTTTTGCTTGCGTTATTAGAGATTGTAATGAGAGTTGGTAAATAGAGTGTTTGTGAATGATTgggaataataatattattcaagGAGATTTGTTTGCTATTTAGAGAGGATATCTATCTCTTAACTTGGAAT comes from the Arachis duranensis cultivar V14167 chromosome 7, aradu.V14167.gnm2.J7QH, whole genome shotgun sequence genome and includes:
- the LOC107458403 gene encoding protein NRT1/ PTR FAMILY 8.2-like translates to MSEDNENDVYTKDGTVDYKGNPANKNETGTWRACPFILGNECSERLAYYGMSSNLVVYFKDILNQESATASKNNANWGGTCYITPLIGAFLADAYLGRYWTILCFSIIYVIGMTLLTLSASVPGLRPTCHEGNCNATNGQSAVFFVALYIIALGTGGIKPCVSSYGADQFDDADEVEKGHKSSFFNWFYFSINIGALVASSLIVWIQDNKSWGWGFGIPAVAMAIAAASFFLGTKLYRNQKPAGSPFTRMFQVIVSSIRKYNVEVPHDESLLYEIPDNESAIQGCRKLHHTNGLRFFDRAAVLGKSENMTESANPWKLCTVTQVEEFKAIVRLLPIWATGIIFATVYGQMSSYFVIQGQTMDAHMGNFEIPVASLSIFDTISVIFWVPVYDRIIVPIARKFTGRKNGLTQLQRMGIGLFISIFSMVSAATLEYIRLRMVYRHDYYKLEHVPMSIFWQVPQYFIIGCAEVFTFIGQLEFFYEQAPDAMRSMCSALSLLTVALGQYVSSLLITIVTKVTTRNGGPGWLPDNPNFGRLDYFFWMLTVLSVVNMIAFFLISQMYTYKVSVGTLR